One Anopheles marshallii chromosome 3, idAnoMarsDA_429_01, whole genome shotgun sequence genomic region harbors:
- the LOC128711637 gene encoding uncharacterized protein LOC128711637 — MAARMTLLGMSVAVTICTLCSIVSALPQQTVTTYHGNLYPSLGTSAVGSTPKLLLPDSSSSDERILTGSDDFLASFSSSGDDTCSFDKYAFDHDGTVKYGNKLPALSQFTLCMWMRFTNHTGDHTILTYSVEDEQREIQLWISNNMGMSFISLAVHGQSLFRLNYPFKMRKWHHACASWNGKTGEWQLWIKSERVGRGFHNRLVNYEIKPYGTLFSGGPSITGLTDVGLHFELTAVQMYKVALSAGKAHRDHKHHHVHHFDHNGGEVTSTTPRTQVAPSPQPANPLLANGQIPTRVKINLAANGQQQNSGSLGIPTKGLPSQLVGGFTPSTGNGPTVTTNFVNGQFSSGVRFLQEQLVSNNVIGQFPRSSGSVVGSSSTFTFPDSSSELAGPSPSSGAYSIVQLPTDTSPRKLFKRQTAAKKPAKTNAATDTKTKRDLIQLQDGSLLQSSEYIFDGLAEFGLPDFKNKLGRETDIEDEIREHDKEPAEEEVRAVMNICSKCAPEPFAKALIFAWKDAVTELGGALSAKASSHCGHF, encoded by the exons ATGGCTGCACGCATGACTTTACTAGGGATGAGTGTGGCGGTGACAATCTGCACCCTTTGCTCGATCGTTTCTGCACTGCCGCAACAGACGGTCACCACGTACCATGGGAATCTGTACCCCTCGCTCGGGACATCAGCGGTTGGCAGTACACCGAAGCTACTGCTTCCCGATTCTAGCTCGTCCGACGAACGCATCCTAACAGGATCGGACGATTTCTTGGCATCGTTTTCCTCCAGCGGTGAC GATACCTGCAGCTTCGACAAATATGCGTTCGATCACGACGGCACGGTGAAGTACGGTAACAAACTGCCAGCCCTTTCCCAGTTTACGCTCTGCATGTGGATGCGATTTACCAATCACACCGGCGACCACACAATCCTCACCTACTCCG TGGAAGATGAACAGCGCGAAATACAGCTCTGGATTTCCAACAACATGGGCATGAGCTTCATCAGTTTGGCCGTCCATGGTCAGTCACTCTTTAG GTTGAACTATCCTTTCAAAATGCGAAAGTGGCACCACGCGTGTGCGTCGTGGAACGGCAAAACCGGCGAATGGCAACTGTGGATCAAATCGGAACGCGTCGGACGCGGATTCCACAACCGG CTGGTCAATTACGAAATCAAACCCTACGGTACGCTGTTCTCTGGTGGTCCATCCATTACCGGGCTGACCGATGTCGGGCTGCACTTCGAGCTGACGGCGGTCCAGATGTACAAGGTAGCGCTGAGCGCTGGCAAGGCACACCGCGACCACAAACATCACCATGTGCACCATTTCGATCATAACGGTGGTGAGGTTACGTCTACGACACCGCGGACCCAGGTGGCG CCTTCACCGCAACCGGCGAACCCGCTGCTGGCGAACGGACAGATTCCAACGCGCGTCAAGATCAACCTTGCGGCAAACGGCCAGCAACAGAACAGCGGTTCGCTCGGCATACCTACCAAGGGTTTGCCGTCGCAGCTCGTCGGTGGTTTCACGCCGTCCACCGGCAATGGGCCCACCGTTACGACCAACTTTGTCAACGGTCAGTTCAGCAGCGGTGTGCGGTTCCTGCAGGAGCAGCTGGTGTCAAACAACGTGATCGGTCAATTCCCACGATCAAGCGGATCGGTGGTCGGTTCGTCCAGCACCTTTACATTCCCGGATAGCAGCAGCGAGCTGGCGGGACCATCGCCATCCAGCGGTGCGTACTCGATCGTTCAACTTCCCACCGACACGAGCCCGCGGAAACTGTTCAAGCGTCAAACGGCAGCGAAGAAGCCAGCCAAAACTAATGCCGCGACGGATACGAAAACCAAGCGGGATTTGATCCAACTGCAGGACGGGTCACTGTTGCAGAGCTCCGAATATATATTCGACGGCCTAGCCGAGTTCGGTTTGCCCGActtcaaaaacaaactcgGACGCGAAACGGACATTGAGGACGAAATTCGTGAGCACGATAAGGAGCCGGCCGAGGAGGAGGTGCGAGCCGTGATGAACATCTGCTCCAAGTGCGCACCGGAACCGTTTGCCAAGGCGCTGATATTCGCGTGGAAGGATGCGGTGACGGAATTGGGCGGTGCACTGTCGGCAAAGGCGTCTTCTCACTGTGGCCATTTCTAG
- the LOC128714681 gene encoding RILP-like protein homolog, producing the protein MNAAEKLTVVDVYDLALEIGKEFETIIDANGVNAVSGLITKVVNALELMETLTCQNENENATLQELQEKIAQLEAEKEQKAASRSRYEKELEAIEDQWRTEAKELFNVIDKLQEENRKLQRGIAQSASESTNQSDDRSRNGGTNDEFPNGSNMQEPEAGVLKSEYKIQLSQLEEKLKRKEMELCEKMAEIESLSSQNDRLKKVVSESRRRQKLSHNQIITLCEERADFLAQIQDQHHEIKALRMQLGLAEKENEDLANRVNEDERPRFSTVELKEMLTDRNELKARVSDLEQELMTCQAIGTGTENGNKSNVFPKEPSNVVPTVDFSELPVQGPLPYEPDDAPWKKSNESGIRKFFRKLFNETSSDCSSFSQRSLSTLSKMALSSGPHSDIPI; encoded by the exons ATGAATGCGGCAGAAAAGTTAACCGTGGTGGATGTGTACGATTTGGCACTGGAAATCGGAAAAGAATTCGAAACAATAATCGATGCGAATGGGGTGAACGCAGTGTCGGGATTGATTACGAAAGTGGTCAATGCGTTGGAGTTGATGGAAACGTTGACCTGCcagaatgaaaacgaaaatgcCACCTTGCAGGAGCTGCAGGAAAAGATTGCCCAACTCGAAGCGGAAAAGGAACAGAAGGCTGCATCACGGTCCCGTTACGAAAAG GAGCTTGAAGCGATTGAAGATCAGTGGCGCACCGAAGCGAAAGAGCTGTTCAACGTGATTGATAAACTGCAGGAAGAGAATCGAAAACTTCAGCGCGGAATTGCACAGTCGGCTAGCGAAAGCACTAATCAATCCGACGATCGTTCGCGGAACGGTGGCACGAACGATGAATTTCCCAATGGCTCTAACATGCAGGAGCCGGAGGCAGGTGTGTTGAAATCTGAGTACAAAATCCAACTCTCGCAGCTGGAGGAAAAGTTGAAGCGCAAAGAGATGGAACTGTGCGAGAAGATGGCCGAAATCGAAAGTTTGTCGAGCCAGAACGATCGCTTGAAGAAGGTGGTAAGTGAAAGCCGCAGGCGGCAAAAGCTTTCCCACAATCAGATCATTACGCTCTGCGAGGAGAGGGCTGATTTTCTGGCCCAAATACAAGACCAACATCACGAAATTAAGGCACTCCGAATGCAGCTTGGGTTGGctgaaaaggaaaacgaagatTTGGCAAACCGCGTGAATGAAGATGAGCGTCCACGGTTCTCTACCGTTGAGCTAAAAGAGATGCTTACCGATCGCAACGAGCTAAAGGCTCGTGTTAGCGATCTGGAGCAAGAGCTGATGACGTGCCAAGCGATTGGAACCGGGACAGAGAATGGCAACAAATCGAACGTGTTCCCGAAAGAACCCAGCAATGTAGTGCCTACGGTGGATTTCAGCGAACTGCCGGTACAAGGACCATTGCCGTACGAACCGGATGATGCACCGTGGAAAAAGAGCAACGAAAGTGGCATAAGAAAATT cTTTCGCAAGTTGTTCAACGAAACCTCGTCGGATTGTTCGAGTTTTTCGCAGCGTTCGCTATCGACGCTATCGAAAATGGCACTCTCGTCGGGACCACACAGTGATATACCCATTTAA
- the LOC128711634 gene encoding uncharacterized protein LOC128711634, which produces MSDDDAPRTAVSPPLNCAKIEAASSAPVEFPELEHPSVKGENVSDCVKVKPETGPVELNDSIVESLRSNDHEATKAKQRKCVQFTTTTTTTTTPGTADDTLRKFIEGEEILDKRNPFKIDVPYGAEPYVDRRVLYTTTNEPTLIEADSGGGNDADDSDTDLDDNVFITKEEILRQSKYVKTYIKNPDKHLNYDKSVIQKMNALKAKGREARDVVVVDGGAAVPVAIRPPIPAPRTIHLPSDRNNNNRRQDVVSPQMERVGNRKPIPRARRRDYAEVKVRIGSAEAEESLYDSNEVVQNALKFDSRFRKVEFGSQDDIDTIAERTEDGTDQPVVLGASARTVENENRPAVKEKEKNTSPSKDQPDGRKTTFAEDVKKSFSNTVKSADFRKYLQSKGLSLVPAKPKAIEETPNKANRLSATSVSSAPPTRHPAKPSVLTRLFQNGLFAPKTPHDPAYSSMFAKSSAPLHFSTQPRLTRPQLPARFGSFNSSLNKRSSLGTVEVKPKVNFRQSVDGREDMMIAPVRRPASVNDFERPKLRTNMANRSVSSVDSLKRPVKNAGVQVNLATHGYNNGQVVRESQLVPVQNRFITSQQIGGGLPPRNPIVGQKYQHQVTQYHSLRQRPDVRFSAGSTHTVAPLYSEPLREPPMLVPDDTDSGFRSTQDNGYHIYEQTPDNLRRSEMVYGKIGYLSNTQLNRWHPQDRRSYSSMQEGVTGMNGGTYGRLRPLYVSSPLSTQSTPVRRRVSDGLDREQILHRIYDFYRRSIRNSSKTSVHSNQTEPPSYQSGSNVYGTKIVPSGSFPVERQRVQRVQSLNTPRPNATHHGTLNYTRAVAIPVPGNPANHGRMVTVPQNQHDRNIENIYAFVNKKMVQMNVGAGDHSSVRSVQTSAPSTLRRVTFSSKGVGVHDVMTDGLDEADYVNIRGAPDGLLTYGIGSL; this is translated from the exons ATGTCTGACGATGACGCTCCACGTACAGCTGTGTCCCCGCCATTAAACTGCGCAAAAATTGAGGCCGCATCATCAGCACCCGTTGAGTTCCCAGAACTTGAACACCCTTCCGTAAAGGGGGAAAACGTTTCAGACTgtgtgaaagtgaaacccgAAACAGGACCAGTGGAATTGAACGATAGCATCGTAGAGTCGCTCCGATCGAATGACCATGAAGCGACAAAAGCCAAGCAACGAAAATGCGTTCAATttacgacaacaacaacaacaacaacaacacccggCACTGCAGATGACACGCTGCGCAAGTTTATCGAAGGTGAAGAAATATTGGACAAAAGGAACCCGTTCAAAATCGACGTACCGTACGGAGCGGAACCGTATGTGGACCGTCGGGTGCTGTACACAACAACCAATGAACCGACCCTTATCGAAGCCGATAGTGGCGGTGGTAATGATGCGGACGATTCTGACACCGATCTGGACGATAACGTTTTCATCACGAAGGAAGAAATACTGCGACAATCGAAATATGTTAAGACGTATATAAAAAATCCCGATAAGCACCTAAACTATGATAAAAGTGTAATCCAGAAAATGAACGCCCTGAAAGCGAAAGGGCGTGAGGCGCgagatgtggtggtggtggacggTGGTGCCGCTGTGCCCGTAGCCATAAGACCTCCGATACCGGCACCCCGTACCATTCACCTTCCGAGCgatcgaaacaacaacaatcgcagGCAAGACGTTGTTTCACCGCAAATGGAACGCGTCGGAAACCGTAAACCGATACCGCGAGCGAGACGGCGTGACTATGCCGAGGTAAAGGTACGCATCGGGTCAGCCGAAGCCGAAGAATCGCTGTACGATTCGAACGAGGTCGTTCAAAATGCGCTGAAGTTTGATAGCCGGTTTAGGAAGGTAGAATTTGGCTCGCAAGATGATATCGATACGATCGCCGAAAGAACGGAAGACGGAACAGATCAACCTgtggttttgggtgcttcTGCACGGACggtagaaaacgaaaatcgtCCAGCtgtgaaagaaaaggaaaagaacacTTCCCCAAGCAAAGATCAACCCGATGGACGAAAGACGACTTTTGCCGAGGATGTGAAGAAATCGTTTTCCAACACAGTGAAAAGTGCCGACTTTCGGAAGTACCTTCAGAGCAAGGGACTTTCCCTGGTGCCGGCAAAACCGAAAGCGATCGAGGAAACACCCAACAAGGCCAATCGGTTATCAGCAACCTCCGTAAGCAGCGCACCACCAACGCGCCATCCGGCCAAACCTTCGGTGCTAACGCGCTTGTTCCAAAACGGGCTCTTCGCACCAAAAACTCCCCATGATCCCGCATACTCGTCGATGTTTGCAAAATCTTCCGCACCACTTCATTTTAGCACACAACCGCGTTTAACACGGCCACAGCTACCGGCACGATTCGGTAGCTTTAACAGCTCGCTCAACAAACGATCCTCCCTCGGTACGGTGGAGGTTAAACCAAAGGTTAATTTTAGACAGTCTGTAGATGGACGGGAAGATATGATGATCGCCCCGGTGAGACGTCCTGCTTCGGTAAATGATTTTGAGCGACCAAAATTACGCACCAACATGGCCAATAGATCGGTATCTTCGGTGGATTCTTTGAAGCGACCGGTGAAAAACGCTGGCGTGCAGGTGAATCTAGCCACGCATGGATATAATAATGGACAAGTAGTGCGTGAAAGTCAATTGGTTCCTGTGCAAAATCGGTTCATAACTTCACAGCAGATTGGTGGAGGTTTGCCACCCAGAAACCCCATTGTTGGGCAAAAGTATCAGCATCAGGTCACTCAGTATCATTCGTTACGTCAACGTCCAGATGTGCGTTTTTCTGCTGGATCTACACACACGGTAGCTCCACTCTATTCAGAACCATTGCGCGAACCACCAATGTTGGTACCGGATGATACAGATTCCGGATTCCGATCAACGCAAGACAACGGATATCACATCTACGAACAAACGCCCGATAATTTAAGACGAAGCGAAATGGTGTACGGTAAAATTGGTTACTTGAGCAACACGCAGCTGAACCGTTGGCATCCACAGGATCGTCGATCGTACAGCAGCATGCAGGAAGGTGTAACGGGTATGAACGGTGGAACATACGGTCGTTTACGTCCGCTGTACGTTTCTTCTCCACTGTCCACCCAATCGACACCGGTTCGTCGTCGCGTCTCCGATGGACTGGACCGGGAGCAAATTCTTCACCGCATCTACGACTTCTATCGACGATCGATacgaaacagcagcaaaacgagCGTTCACTCAAACCAAACGGAACCTCCTTCCTACCAGAGCGGCAGCAATGTTTATGGTACGAAAATTGTCCCCAGCGGATCCTTTCCCGTCGAACGACAGCGGGTACAACGAGTACAAAGTCTAAACACTCCACGACCGAACGCAACGCACCATGGGACGTTAAATTATACAAGAGCGGTAGCAATCCCCGTACCGGGCAATCCCGCCAACCATGGCCGAATGGTAACAGTTCCACAAAACCAGCACGATCgtaatattgaaaatatttacgcatttgtaaacaaaaagatGGTCCAGATGAATGTCGGTGCGGGCGATCATAGCAGTGTACGATCGGTGCAAACATCCGCCCCATCCACCCTACGCAGGGTGACATTTTCAAGCAAAGGTGTAGGCGTACACGACGTCATGACGGATGGGCTCGATGAAGCAGATTACGTTAACATACGTGGTGCTCCAGATG GGCTACTAACATACGGAATTGGTTCACTTTGA